In a genomic window of Streptomyces koelreuteriae:
- a CDS encoding ATP-binding protein, which translates to MSIWWSLHLRREAASVPLARRLLIGTMETAGVDPDISYDLSVALSEACANAVEHGGGMARGGPGSEAYRVTAYLDGEKCRIEVADAGPGFPASSVSRSRPPIRPAQSDAEDGRGLCLIQELADHVHFGNKPGRGGAVVSFDKVLKWREGAAPLMAV; encoded by the coding sequence ATGAGCATCTGGTGGTCACTCCATCTGCGGCGCGAAGCTGCCAGCGTGCCTCTCGCCAGGCGCCTGCTGATCGGCACGATGGAGACCGCGGGCGTCGACCCCGACATCTCCTACGACCTCTCCGTCGCCCTCAGCGAGGCCTGCGCGAACGCCGTGGAGCACGGCGGGGGCATGGCGCGCGGCGGCCCCGGTTCGGAGGCCTACCGGGTCACGGCCTACCTCGACGGCGAGAAGTGCCGGATCGAGGTCGCCGACGCGGGCCCGGGTTTCCCCGCGTCCTCCGTCTCCCGGTCCCGTCCGCCGATCCGGCCCGCGCAGTCCGACGCGGAGGACGGCAGAGGGCTGTGCCTCATCCAGGAGCTCGCCGACCATGTTCACTTCGGCAACAAGCCGGGCCGGGGCGGGGCCGTGGTGAGCTTCGACAAGGTCCTCAAGTGGCGCGAGGGTGCCGCGCCGCTGATGGCGGTGTGA
- a CDS encoding YcnI family copper-binding membrane protein: protein MKVSRIAAAGAAAGVTVLALSAPAFAHVTVQPEGEAAKGGYAVVDFKVPNERDDASTTKLEVNFPTDHPLASVMPEPVPGWDIKVTKSKLDKPLEMHGEKISEAVTKVTWTADGDGIKAGFFQKFPVSIGTLPEDADELVFKALQTYSNKEVVRWIEVPQDGKEEPDNPAPVLELSAASEDGHHGSSGDKASDSEHAEKASAKTAAADTAHSDGTDTTARVLGVVGIVVGAAGVAYGVLAGRRRSNA, encoded by the coding sequence ATGAAGGTTTCCCGTATCGCCGCGGCCGGTGCCGCCGCCGGTGTCACCGTTCTCGCCCTGTCCGCCCCCGCCTTCGCGCACGTCACCGTGCAGCCGGAAGGGGAGGCCGCCAAGGGCGGCTACGCGGTCGTGGACTTCAAGGTCCCCAACGAGCGCGACGACGCCTCGACCACCAAGCTCGAGGTCAACTTCCCCACCGACCACCCGCTGGCCTCCGTCATGCCGGAGCCGGTGCCCGGATGGGACATCAAGGTCACCAAGTCCAAGCTGGACAAGCCGCTGGAGATGCACGGCGAGAAGATCTCCGAGGCCGTCACCAAGGTCACCTGGACCGCCGACGGCGACGGCATCAAGGCCGGCTTCTTCCAGAAGTTCCCGGTCTCCATCGGCACCCTGCCCGAGGACGCCGACGAACTCGTCTTCAAGGCCCTGCAGACGTACTCCAACAAGGAGGTCGTCCGCTGGATCGAGGTGCCGCAGGACGGCAAGGAGGAGCCCGACAACCCGGCCCCGGTGCTGGAGCTGTCCGCCGCCTCCGAGGACGGGCACCACGGCTCGTCGGGCGACAAGGCCTCCGACTCCGAGCACGCCGAGAAGGCCTCCGCCAAGACCGCCGCCGCCGACACCGCCCACTCCGACGGCACCGACACCACCGCCCGTGTCCTGGGCGTCGTCGGCATCGTGGTGGGCGCGGCGGGCGTCGCCTACGGCGTGCTCGCCGGGCGTCGGCGCTCCAACGCCTGA
- a CDS encoding copper chaperone PCu(A)C produces MRRRLGPPALVLAGALALAGCGGSDSGSGSADGKAELSVGSAYMPQPVSDEMAAGFFTVTNKGGAADELTSVTSDVAGQVTVHETVGGAMQEVKDLKVPAHGELVLKSGGDHLMFEQLKRKPKEGQTVTLELRFADSGPVKVEMPVKSATYSPKTGH; encoded by the coding sequence GTGAGGCGTCGACTCGGCCCACCGGCCCTCGTCCTGGCCGGGGCGCTGGCCCTGGCGGGCTGCGGCGGCTCGGACTCCGGCAGCGGCTCCGCGGACGGGAAGGCGGAACTCTCCGTCGGCTCCGCGTACATGCCGCAGCCGGTCTCCGACGAGATGGCGGCCGGCTTCTTCACCGTCACCAACAAGGGCGGTGCCGCCGACGAGCTGACCTCGGTCACGAGCGATGTCGCCGGTCAGGTCACCGTGCACGAGACCGTCGGCGGAGCCATGCAGGAGGTCAAGGACCTCAAGGTCCCCGCCCACGGTGAACTGGTGCTCAAGAGCGGCGGCGACCACCTGATGTTCGAGCAGCTGAAGCGCAAGCCGAAGGAAGGCCAGACGGTCACCCTTGAGCTCCGCTTCGCCGACTCCGGCCCCGTCAAGGTCGAGATGCCGGTGAAGTCGGCGACCTACAGCCCGAAGACCGGACACTGA
- a CDS encoding SCO family protein, with the protein MRTKTFAAAALLAAASLTLTACGSGGDSDQPVAVVSEEAGTEKAATVLDKPFEKPDLVLTDTQGEKYDLRKETEGKPTLIYFGYTHCPDVCPSTMSNIAVAKKQLPKAEQDDLRVVFVTTDPDRDNPAELGKWLKGIDPQFIGLTGDFATIQAGARTLGISLDAPRKDKNGKIISEHGTQVIAFSPKTDGGYVLYGEDASVDDYTKDLPALVKGANP; encoded by the coding sequence ATGCGCACCAAGACCTTCGCCGCGGCCGCTCTGCTCGCCGCCGCCTCGCTGACCCTGACCGCCTGCGGCAGCGGCGGCGACAGCGACCAGCCCGTCGCCGTGGTGTCGGAGGAGGCCGGTACCGAGAAGGCCGCCACCGTCCTCGACAAGCCGTTCGAGAAGCCGGATCTGGTCCTCACCGACACGCAGGGCGAGAAGTACGACCTCCGCAAGGAGACCGAGGGCAAGCCCACCCTGATCTACTTCGGCTACACCCACTGCCCCGACGTCTGCCCGTCGACCATGAGCAACATCGCCGTGGCCAAGAAGCAGCTGCCCAAGGCCGAACAGGACGATCTGCGCGTCGTGTTCGTCACCACCGACCCGGACCGCGACAACCCGGCCGAGCTCGGCAAGTGGCTCAAGGGCATCGACCCCCAGTTCATCGGCCTCACCGGCGACTTCGCGACCATCCAGGCCGGCGCCCGTACCCTCGGCATCTCCCTGGACGCGCCGCGGAAGGACAAGAACGGCAAGATCATCTCCGAGCACGGCACCCAGGTCATCGCGTTCTCGCCGAAGACCGACGGCGGCTATGTGCTCTACGGCGAGGACGCCTCCGTCGACGACTACACCAAGGACCTCCCCGCGCTCGTCAAGGGAGCGAACCCGTGA